The genomic segment GGAAAATGGAGATCCAAAGGGGTACGCCTTGTGCTGTACTTCGGCGTGAAGATGAAGAGCAGCTGGGACCCCCGTCCCTCCAGTCGGAATTTGGCTTGTGCTGCTCGTAGCGAGGTCAGGGCAGATGGTGGCCGAATGGATCGCGAAGACGATGGCAGGGTGGGACGGAGCTGTCACTCTTGCCGTAGCCCACCGGCAAAGACCTGTGCAGCTACTCAGCACTGAGCATGAAGCGGAAGAGACGGTTCGGCACGTCCTGCAGACTCTACTGGAAGTCAGCCCCAGACCCTCCTCCTTGTCGAGCGTGCCACTGCTAAGCACACATTCCGGCAGCTTTCGATCCCAGGGGGCTCCCACAGCACGCAATGCCAGAAGGCAACTGTGTAGATGAAACACCATCTGGGAGTGGGTTCGCCAGTGTGCCTCTTTTAGTTGACACGAAGTGGGTCGTGACCCTGACGGACGTACCCCTatcagcagcgcagtgctcgatccctccccccgctgaCACACCCTAGCCGCAGCTACCACACGCACGCCGTCAGATAAAAAAAAGCGCCGCTCCACGTTTCCGGCGTAGATATCAATGATTCTGcagtcgcgcgcgcgcgcagaaAGGTGGCCTGAGCGGAACAGCATGTACGACGCCTGGCAGCTGAGACGAAACGCTGCACGCGGTCTATCCACCCCGCAAAGCACTCCTCCCTAGCGACTGTAACAGCAAAGAGCGTCAAAACGCTAAAAGGCAGGGCAGACGCCAGAAAAGAGCTGCAGTTCCGGCAGCAGTGTGGTGACTGACTCGGCATCCCCCTGCGGTgaaagagaacaacaagAGCAGAAGTCGGTGTTTAGTGGAGCCCACTACAGGCAAGCAAGTGGCCTGGCACAAAACAGACTACAGGGCCGCTACGATGTTTGGCGGAACAACTTGCCATGGGAAAAGGCACCATGGCGGAATGGACGCAGTCACGGACTCTAAGGGGTCACTCTTGTGCATGCCTGTCAGAATGCCTatcatgtgtgtgtgtgtcgagaATATAGGGGCGGAAGAAAAGGCACTTCACAGATTCGAAATGAGGCTGGgctgcccttctccctcttcccttctcttgaGATGTTTTTGCCGCGTTACGGGGCTGCGTCTTTCCGCTTACTGTAGTGTGTACCCTCCCTCCCATCATTCGACGAAACATCCCCCAGATGATTCAAGCCGCTGAAATGAAGCAGTATTGGGATACCCACCCGCACTGGCGGCGGcctggggagggggaagggaagagttGGCGGTGAGGCAGAGCTCACTGAAGACttcagagaggaagaagtgaAGATGAACGCTGAACTGATGTGAATGAGCTCGAATGCAACAATAAGGAAAGCGGGTAGGGAGCGACAGCaacagaaaggagagaagagaaggcacagCTCAGTGGCCGAAGTGAGAGGGAGCAATAGAgtaagcagcagcaggcgtaTACTTGGGCGGAATGCCCGCCGCAAGAAACCATCGGAGCGGGCGTTTGTGTCTGcttgtctgcgtgtgtgcccgtAAAACCGAAGCTTCTACGCCTCTAGTCAGACAACAAAAAAGGCCAGCGGATGGTAGAGAGGGGATCGAGGGAAAGTCAATCAGGCAAGATGCCCATACACACGTCCCtgtagcggtggtggtgctcttcttcttttcagCCGTGACCACAGCAATCATGCAGCGCTCCCTCTTGTCTCGCCTCGCTGGCAGTTGGCGCTGTACTCTACGGCAGCAACGTGTACGTTGAGTGTTCTGCTCACAGAAAGAGGCCCACAGGCGCCTCGATAACCGGCAGGCTATAAAACTTGAACATCAAGTGCGTTCATCTCCGCTGCgtcggggagagggagccACAACATACCACGAAGAGTGGGGAGTGTGCTTGCAtagtgggaggaggaagaggatgaaGGCAACGAGGAAACACAGCCACAAAGACGGTCAGCAcgaaagaaggaaaggcaTAGGAGACGTTATCGACTCAGTCAACGGCTGCATCCTTCATCAGTTTTGGAGGGtacgaaaagggggaggggcgactCGTGATCCGCCTCCTTGACGCACAGAGAGCAATAGGCACTCCCTCTGGCGTACACCTTACCACCCActgaaaagaggggggagggtaatAAAGCCCATTTCTCAACGAAGGAACCGCGGAAAACTGCCGTAGAGAAGACGACAGGGCAGctgtttctctgtttctGGGGTGTTGGTGGGTTACTCTAcgtttcccttttttctgcgCTCCCAAGTCCGCTGATGCGTTACTCACCAGCACCGATAGGTACACTAGCAATGGTggcagagaacgagaggcAGAGATACCCtccgagagagggagggagatgtACGGGATACCAGCACGAGCAGTCGAGCACATACAGTGCAGCGAGTAGGAAAATAAAGCGAAAGGggacgaaagagagaaaacacacagaACTTCGTttgggggagaagagagaccaACAAGAGACCTGAAGAGAGCACGAAATCGAGTCCAGAGGAGAGACGAAGGGCGTACGGTGCGGATTGGCAGGATGAGCTGGCAGACATAAATCAGCGCCTTCGGTCCATACaagggcacagagagagagagaaacaggcAGGCACGCAAGTCCATCTCTACGGCACCTTCTCgaaaacgagagaggtgaaggcgaGAAAGTCATGCTCTGGTACACGCTGCGGCCTGGTCGAGAGACGTAGCAGGATGCGGCGCTCAGGCACcggcggcgaaggtggcGGCCTCCCTGTGGTGCTCGCAGAACCTTCGTCATGTTGCTGGTCGGCGTATCCAAAGACGGTGGTCTTCTCGccactcttctcccctttaCCCCGCTCGCCCTCTGACCCACTGagagagccgccgccgctgccgtcctcTGCGCCTGTCATGCTCGACGTGCAAGCCGaggctgccgtcgtcgcggcGGAAGAGGTGGCGCCGGTGGGCTTGCTGCCACCCTTATTCTTTGACTCGTTCGTGATGGCCGACGGATAGAGCGGCTCGGTATCCGTGCGGTACTCAAAAACGGTGTTGACAAACATCAGGTTTGGGCACAGGTGCCCCTCCGCGAAGTGCTGCacgacgccgcagccgtcATCCAtggaagagggagcgaggtGAAAGTGGCCAAAGACCGCCACGTAGGAGCAGTAAGTGTCGCACAAGTCTTCCTTCGACAGCTGCGTTACACGCTGTACTGGCCCAATGGGGAGTCGGGTGCTCGGCGTCAGCTGGAGACTGAAGCGACTGTCGCTAGTGTATACAAGAATTCCTGAGACATTACCACCCCACGGAAAGATGACCCGGCCGTCATCCACAGCGTGCACCTCGATAGAGACGACGCGCCACACGCCGTGgaagtgccgctgcgcctcggtCATGGAATGAAAGAAGCGCACCGGCTCACGAGCCATCCGACTGTCAGTGACGAgcacagacagaggaggcgctAGCGAGGGCGACGAGACGCGCGCGCCTCGGTACAGCTGTTGTGGTGAGTGAGTGGCGGGCAACGGGGTGCCGGAAGCGGGGGAGGTGGAAatggtgctggtgctctcCACCAGTGCGGACCCGGCAGGCGCGGCAGTGCGGCTCAGCGGGAAGTTATTGAAGCACTTCGTGAGTGCCTCTATGGAGGCCCGCGTCATGTTGGTGAGGGGCGGCACTGAGGCCCATTCTGACACAAATTCACGCTTGAAGTGCCGCACGTCGTTATCGCGCATGTCGCCGGGGATGCAGGGGGCCGGCATGCGACGGTGCCACAAGTCCTCCCAGTTGACGCCGCGGAAGAAGGGGTGTTGCTTGATCGCGCTCGCGTCCTGCAGTCGCATCGACGGATCTCGAGCAAGCAGGCCCGTTAGTAGTGACGCCGCGTCCGGAGAAAAGCCTCTGAACGTGGGCGAGCCCTCGGCGACAGCCGACTGCGACGCTGTGGctacagcagcgcctgcgctgTCGTCGGCGCGCAGAACTGGCAGCTCTAACTCATTATGAAGAACGTTGTCATATacggtgttgttgttgcgcgCGTGGAACGGAGTCCTGCCGGCCAGCATCTCGTACAGCATCACGCCAAAGCTCCACCAATCCACTGCAGCCGTCTGCACCTCTCCCTGGATCATCTCCGGTGCCACGTACTCTGGGCTGCCGACGAAGCTGCGCCGGCGGCTGTGCGAAAATGAGCGGCGAGCAAGGCCAAAGTCCGTCAAGCAGATGTGCCCATCCGCCGTCAGCACAACATTCTCTGGCTTTAAGTCGCGGTGCACCACATCCTGGCGGTGCAGGCACTCGAGCGCCAGGACAAGCTCTGCCGCATAGATGCGCGCCGCCtcgggagagaggcgcagcgtGGGATAGATGTAGTCGTACAGTTCACCACCAGGCAAGTAGTCCATGACCAAGACGAGGTAGTACTCTGTCTGGAACGCGTAGTGGCATCGCACAATGTATGGGTTCGGGTGCATGCTTGTCAGAATagtcttttcctccttcatATAGGACGTCATGCACCGCCGGTACACCGTCGCCTTGTTCATGATCTTCATGGCGTACACCTTGTGCGttgcgcgcagctgcaccttgAGCACCTTGCCAAACGTGCCGCGCCCGATGACGGTGAGTAGCTGAAAGTCCTGTAAGCCGACAGGCGACAGGTTGTCGCTGCGACTGACTAAGGAGCCTCGAGGTGACAAGAGTGAGGAGTGCGGAATGGGCGATGTGGAGTTGAtcacacgctgctgctgcattaCTTGGCCGTTTTCCTCTCctacgcagctgcgcgtatTTATGGTGAGCGATGAGCCCGCCGCGAGGGACAACTGTGAGAGGCGGCCCGGTGGCACCGGCGAACCAGACTGGGCCGGCGTGCCAAACGTTGACTGCATCCCCCTGTAGAAGCCGCTACCAggcgcggtgccgcagcgatCGAGACGGCGAATGTAGTTCTCCGCACACTGACGGCAAGCAGGAACACCACTCCCGGCACCCTTTGCATCGGCAGACGACGGTGCTTTTTCCGGCACCGAGTCACGCACAGAGTTGATTCTGTCCGCGGCTGTCGCCGACGCGCTTTCAAGCACCGCCAGCTTCTGCAGGCAAGCAGAGCAAAACTGGACCAGGCAGAAAAAGCACCGGCACGGGTACAGGAAAGAGGTGAACTCGGCGTTGCATTGCGCGCAGTTCGCCGATGCTGGTGGCAGCCGCTCATCTGCGAAGCTCACCGGCGTGGTATATGCTCCCATAAAGGCCGCCCCGCATGCGAGGCTGTGAAGCGATTGTTCCACCAGCATCACCTCGTTCGTGTCGTGCGCGTTTTCTGATTGCCCCTTCAAGCTGTTCGCCTCCCCGTCATCGTCTGCGTCGTCCACGGCTGCCACACTGGTTTTGCGGACGTCCGTGCACGCCTCGCTTGTGGTGAGCAACGTCGACGGCCCCCTGCTCGGGGCGAGGGCCACTGTGTGGCCGGGTATTGATGAGGTTGCCACTGCCGTGGCATCCGAGGCCCGCCGACTGCTTACCTCTCCCTTTGCATTACCGGGGGCCTCAGGAGAAGAGGCACCCGAGGTGACTCGTGTGGGACTCTCGCAATCGGCTGGAAGAGCAGGGAAAGTGCTGTCCGACGTGGGAAGCGGAAGTGCAGAGTTTTCCCCGGTTCCTGAcacggctgccaccgctccTTCAGTCACACTAGTAggctcctgctgctcgtgACAGTTCGCTTCGTTGTCGCCCTCATCGCTCACTAAGTCCGTACACGTGCTCATCAaccccagcagcggctgaaTACCAGTGAGCCTCAGGTGCGTGGGCACTTCCCCATCGTGCAGAAAGTCATACAGTTGAGTTCGGGCAACGTAGAAGAGATTTTTAGgcacgagcagctgctggaggtaAATTTCCAAgtagcggcgccgctgctccaccagctccGGGCTCTGGTTCGTCACGTCCATCCAGTGACTGCCAGGAAGAACCGGCACAACACCGTAGGCCCCATGGCTTGACCCGtgccggctgctgcagagctgcTTCAAATCGTGGTCGAGCGCCTTAAACTGCTGATACCGCCGATAGACGCGCCAGGCGTAGTGGCCGCGCACGCACTCGATGACGTACTCCACGTAGTTCTCCTTAACACGGTAGTGGGTAATAACTACGGAGGTGATGGAAtactgctgcgccagcaggaCGAGCACATCTGCATCCTTCCCTGGATCCAGTGGGTACTGGCGCGGCGCGTGTGGGTGCTCGAGCAGACGCTCCTCGCCTTCGAAGGCGCGACGATCACCACCGTGGGCCGCGGCGGGTACAGCGGTGTCGTTCGAGTGCTGCAAGGCAGTTGCTCCTACCACTCCATCTAGGCCGAACGCGCCCGGGCTCGCGTTGTCGTTATGCAATTCACTGGGCCCTACTGGCACAGTACTCGTGCCGTTGTCTCCGCTTGCATGACTCCCCGAAGAcgctggtgcgctgcgcgcAGTATAGgggcggaggaagagaccGTAGAACATCTCGAGCGGGCTACGAGACATACAGAACGGAGCAATATCTCCATACACGGGTGCTTTGGCAGGAAGCCAAAGtagaaagagggaaaacagCGCCAACAGAGGAGCCAatccgcagcaacagcccaAAGTTGGcgccacagagagggagagggagaagcacaagaaagggagagagaaaacaaaaggctggaaggaaaagggggtaaATGCTACCGGGGAATAAACCTCAGATAGAGGGGTGGGGCGAGGTGCTTTATGAGTGAGGGTGGAGAAGAATGGGAGCGAGTGCGTTCAGAGATGGCCAGTTCTACGTGagtgtgctcgtgtgcgtgggtgtgggggtgtaTGTGGTTTGCTTTTCCCCCATCCCTAACTTATCACTGCGTgtacacgtgcgtgtgtatgtcctcctcctccctcgcttgTTTGAGATGTGACcgtgaaaagagagagagagaacagaacAGAGCGGGAAACTTGGAAAAAGCGGAAGAAAGGCCAACAGGGGCGACTAGTGAGCacagaagaggcagagaacgCAAGACGACAGAAGCAACGCTGTAAACGTAggcgtgggaggagggaggggtgtgcGCACTGGGAATTCCATAAACGACGAGTGGTGTGCCGTGCCGtgccgtgtgtgcctgccacGTTTCCtgttcgccccccccccccttcttctactctcctctcctcttcctccccaccttttgccttccctccttcctcgatagagaaggagagggagagagcaagacgGACCGAAACGAAAGGCAAAACGCAACGAAACCAAAATAAAATGAAAAATAAATAAAATAAAAATATCGATCGGTAATtagcgggagagagggggccaGACGACGCGGAGAGCCGCAAGCGGGtacgcgcacatgcgcacgccTTCGAGAAGTTCGGAGAAGGCTAGGCGAAGCAGCGTCACTAGGCGAGAAACGcagtggtgggagggggggtgctggtggtgggatgggtagagaaagagagggagtgtgGCACTCAGATCAGCCAAGAGGCGGCTGTTAAGCGAGGGCTGCCCAaccagagaagagcgaaaacaAATGCGTATGCGCTGAtgggcgggagggggagggagggagggcagaAACGCACCAGtcaagggagaggaaagggaagcgGTGCTGGCAGAGGAAGTAATCCCACATTGAGATGAAACAGGGGCCAATaggtggaaaaaaaaaaggagaggcaagCACAGAGCGCGTGTAGCGTCGAGTGGCGTGTACGCCCGTGCCACCCCTCAGGCACACTAAAAGAGACACAAATACCCGACTGAACGCCccgtcagcagcacgccAGCTCTACAACAGCGGCTGTGGCAACACGAATAGCAATAGAGAAGTGTCAGAGGAAAGACAAGAAGGGTGTGTACCAGCCCTGTCTTCTCCTCTGTTGGCCCACTTACCCAcgcaccccccacacacacacacacacaaactcaAGAGCAGCAACAAAAATGAACGCAAGATCGACTGAAGCACGTGGCAGCTGGTGAGATCCCCTCTGCGCGTAGGGtggagagggtggaggagagagggaggggggggtttTCCGCTCTAGTGCACACCTacgaggaaggggtggtGAGTGGAAGATAAATACAAGAGTGAGAGGGCGCGCAACGAAGAAGGAATAGACCAAAACTATGCGTGGcgtgaaagagagacggcagAGAGGAGTTAAAAACTGCGAGGGTGACGTTGATGGAGATTGCGcaacagcgcacacacatatatgtGCATGGGGTCAGTCCTTGTCAAGTAtcacgcacacagagcgTCTCTTTTCAAGATGGTTGGCGTGCGACTTTGACAGTAAGCACCTCAACGCATACTCTTCATAGAAGCGCACTTCGCACAGCTTGCACCTCCACAAAACTCCTCCATTAAGCTGCGGTACCAACAGTATGGGATGAGCCCGGCTATAATGACGATAACAATCGTAATCGTCCGTGTGCTTTACTTTTAAGTCTTTGTCCACTCAGCTGgcggcgccgaggtggcgTCCGCTGAGTGTATTTGGTGTTTTTCGAGTGTGCGGCTACAATTTCTGGGTACCATGCGGATATCAAGAGTGCAGTCATCAACTCTGCACCGCCTACGTTGGGTGTCACTGCGCATGTCATGCAGAGTCCAGCGCCTGTTTCTCTGTGGAAGCTaccactccccctccttcctccctccatccaatgcacacacaagaaaagcGCCCATGCAACGGTGCACATGCGTCACAGCACACTACCATGAACGCAAGATAGGCCGCTGTCGCCCTTCATCATTGCTACCAGCTCTTTCGCATCCTCACACGTCGGTGAGCCGACCAGGCACAGTCCACATCCACCTTACCTAGACGTCTCGTGtgccgaggaggacgaggctgTCTGTGAACGCACGgcgctctccacctccttcatGAGAAGCACAAAGTCGTTCAGACTCAGCCCCTCGTGAATGCGACGCATCGGCGTTACATTCGAGACGCGGTGCTTCATCCCTTGGATCACCGCTGTCCGACGTCCGGCCTCTGGGGTCACGAGAACTGTCGCCTCCTTGACTGAGCCCTTCGTGTTTGTGGACGCCGCTGTCATGGGTCGAGATCGCCCCTTCGGCtcacgctgcggcggtggtgctagGGCAAACGTCGATAGGCTGGGGCCACGTCGATGCACAGGGTTCAGTGGTCCGTTGTCACCTGAGTCCGACTCGGCTCCGCTGCCGGCTGCGGGATGCGCCGCTGTGTCGGAGAACGAGGCCGGCGACGTTACCACCAATGCCACTGACCCACCGCCATCCGAGACCGACGCCGCCGTTGCTTCTGGGGTGTTGGATGGGGCGACGAGATACTGCGCGTATACGGGACTGCGAGCAAAGCCGGTGAACGCCTCCGCGGAGTttccgccagctgcagcaggggagTACGACGCCGGCCCACTGCTGAGGCACCTGGTCCCACTGCATGCCGCGAAGGGGGGCAGAAGTGAGGTCGAGTGGTGtaccgacgctgctgccataGCCTCCGCCAGCTCTTCACCATCCTCGCCGTTCCCACCACTGGCCGCTGTGCCGGTTGCACTTTGGGGGTtgccgccttcctcgctgctgttAGTAAGGTGCAGGCTGAAGAGTGGGAACTCCTCCATAATGGCCGTCTGCGCCTCATCGACGTCGCCAAGAGAGAGGTAAACCTCCATCGATACGTAGTACATTGCGTGGTAGATGGCGGCgaggccgcggcgcagctctcgctgctgctcgtcgtAGTCTACACCTGAGCGGAAGAGCAAGTGCAAACGCCTCATGGCTTCCGTCACCTCCGCATCGGTATAGCTCACATTGCGGCGACGAAAAATCTTGAAGATAAGGTGGCGCATGTAGAGCTGGTGGGtcgcctccatctcctccttgctGGGTCGGCTGAAGCCCTCGACGGTAACGCTCTCGAAAAGGCACTGCAGAACGCCTTCGACGTGAAGGTAAGTAGTGAAGTACAGGCGTGTGCACTTCGCGAAgtcggctgccgcggcatGTGCCCACGCCTCTTGCTTGGGGAGAGAAATGAAGGGAACGCGAAGCCGGAACTCACGCTCCTGCGCTGTCTCTTGCGCCCAGGGGTCATTCCTCCAAGCAGAGCCTTCATGTTCGCTCGCCCtcactcccctcttcttcgttgACCAACAGGGGAGACGCGAAAAGAGGCCAATCATGTGGCGAACATCCTGCTCGACACCACCGTTCTCCGCCATAtactgcgcctgcgccttgagcagcagctcctgaaCACCGCGCTCCTCATCCACCGTGGCCAAGTCGTGGAAGTCATTGTGCAGCCGCCGTAGTAGCCCATCACTGACCAGTGAGCCGATAATGAAGCGTTTGCTACTGTTTACCCCCACTAGTACATTCTCGCCGATGCGCGACATGTACTCGGTGATCTCAGCAAAGCGCTGCAGGGTACGGGCG from the Leishmania panamensis strain MHOM/PA/94/PSC-1 chromosome 28 sequence genome contains:
- a CDS encoding zinc finger protein kinase-like (TriTrypDB/GeneDB-style sysID: LpmP.28.1790) is translated as MFYGLFLRPYTARSAPASSGSHASGDNGTSTVPVGPSELHNDNASPGAFGLDGVVGATALQHSNDTAVPAAAHGGDRRAFEGEERLLEHPHAPRQYPLDPGKDADVLVLLAQQYSITSVVITHYRVKENYVEYVIECVRGHYAWRVYRRYQQFKALDHDLKQLCSSRHGSSHGAYGVVPVLPGSHWMDVTNQSPELVEQRRRYLEIYLQQLLVPKNLFYVARTQLYDFLHDGEVPTHLRLTGIQPLLGLMSTCTDLVSDEGDNEANCHEQQEPTSVTEGAVAAVSGTGENSALPLPTSDSTFPALPADCESPTRVTSGASSPEAPGNAKGEVSSRRASDATAVATSSIPGHTVALAPSRGPSTLLTTSEACTDVRKTSVAAVDDADDDGEANSLKGQSENAHDTNEVMLVEQSLHSLACGAAFMGAYTTPVSFADERLPPASANCAQCNAEFTSFLYPCRCFFCLVQFCSACLQKLAVLESASATAADRINSVRDSVPEKAPSSADAKGAGSGVPACRQCAENYIRRLDRCGTAPGSGFYRGMQSTFGTPAQSGSPVPPGRLSQLSLAAGSSLTINTRSCVGEENGQVMQQQRVINSTSPIPHSSLLSPRGSLVSRSDNLSPVGLQDFQLLTVIGRGTFGKVLKVQLRATHKVYAMKIMNKATVYRRCMTSYMKEEKTILTSMHPNPYIVRCHYAFQTEYYLVLVMDYLPGGELYDYIYPTLRLSPEAARIYAAELVLALECLHRQDVVHRDLKPENVVLTADGHICLTDFGLARRSFSHSRRRSFVGSPEYVAPEMIQGEVQTAAVDWWSFGVMLYEMLAGRTPFHARNNNTVYDNVLHNELELPVLRADDSAGAAVATASQSAVAEGSPTFRGFSPDAASLLTGLLARDPSMRLQDASAIKQHPFFRGVNWEDLWHRRMPAPCIPGDMRDNDVRHFKREFVSEWASVPPLTNMTRASIEALTKCFNNFPLSRTAAPAGSALVESTSTISTSPASGTPLPATHSPQQLYRGARVSSPSLAPPLSVLVTDSRMAREPVRFFHSMTEAQRHFHGVWRVVSIEVHAVDDGRVIFPWGGNVSGILVYTSDSRFSLQLTPSTRLPIGPVQRVTQLSKEDLCDTYCSYVAVFGHFHLAPSSMDDGCGVVQHFAEGHLCPNLMFVNTVFEYRTDTEPLYPSAITNESKNKGGSKPTGATSSAATTAASACTSSMTGAEDGSGGGSLSGSEGERGKGEKSGEKTTVFGYADQQHDEGSASTTGRPPPSPPVPERRILLRLSTRPQRVPEHDFLAFTSLVFEKVP